The Sphaerospermopsis torques-reginae ITEP-024 genome has a window encoding:
- a CDS encoding Uma2 family endonuclease has product MLLELQQIIVHPGQQMLLKDISWQQLENILEEMGEKRAARISYSNGWLEIMVPLPEHEKDKEIVGDLVKILLEILNVDFEPFGSTTLKNERMRQAVEPDTSFYIQNQEAVIGKNRIDLNIDPPPDLAIEIDITSRSQFENYQILGVPELWRYKKQGLEIFLLQDGKYVKSPSSPNFPNIPIVEIVNEYVQQCLTIGRSQAIRNFRSWVQKNLQ; this is encoded by the coding sequence ATGTTGTTAGAATTGCAACAAATTATTGTTCATCCAGGCCAACAAATGTTACTCAAAGATATTAGTTGGCAGCAACTAGAAAATATTTTAGAAGAAATGGGGGAAAAGCGTGCTGCGCGTATTTCCTATAGTAATGGATGGTTAGAAATTATGGTGCCTTTACCTGAACATGAAAAAGATAAAGAAATTGTTGGTGATTTGGTGAAAATCTTGTTAGAAATACTGAATGTTGATTTTGAACCCTTTGGTTCTACAACTCTGAAAAATGAGAGAATGCGGCAAGCCGTAGAACCAGATACCAGTTTTTATATTCAAAATCAAGAGGCTGTAATTGGTAAAAATCGAATTGATTTAAATATAGATCCACCACCAGATTTAGCTATTGAAATTGATATTACTTCTCGGAGTCAATTTGAAAATTATCAAATTTTAGGAGTTCCTGAACTTTGGCGATATAAAAAACAAGGTTTAGAAATTTTCTTGTTACAGGATGGGAAATATGTAAAATCTCCATCTAGTCCTAATTTTCCTAATATTCCCATTGTGGAAATAGTTAATGAGTATGTGCAGCAGTGTTTAACTATTGGCAGAAGTCAGGCAATACGGAATTTTAGGAGTTGGGTACAGAAGAATTTACAGTAA
- a CDS encoding pyridoxine 5'-phosphate synthase, whose protein sequence is MPTLGVNIDHIATIRQARRTVEPDPIAAAVLAELAGADGITAHLREDRRHIQDRDVRLLRQTVRTHLNLEMAATDEMLAIALDIKPDYVTLVPEKREEITTEGGLDIVGQIARIGDIVDKLQNAGIPVSLFIDAEPAQIEASVKVQAKFIELHTGKYAEAKDETTRQHELALLAQGCEQAIKAGLRVNAGHGLTYWNVYPVAALPGMEELNIGHTIISRAALVGMERAVREMKQAMMGNG, encoded by the coding sequence GTGCCTACACTCGGTGTAAATATTGACCATATAGCCACTATTCGTCAAGCCAGAAGGACAGTAGAACCCGATCCCATCGCCGCAGCAGTATTAGCAGAATTAGCTGGTGCAGACGGCATTACCGCCCATTTGCGGGAAGATAGAAGACATATTCAAGATAGAGATGTGCGGTTGTTGCGGCAAACAGTAAGAACCCATTTAAACTTAGAAATGGCTGCCACTGATGAAATGTTAGCGATCGCCCTAGATATCAAACCTGATTATGTAACATTAGTTCCCGAAAAAAGGGAAGAAATCACCACAGAAGGGGGTTTAGATATTGTCGGACAAATTGCTAGAATAGGGGATATAGTTGATAAATTGCAAAATGCTGGCATTCCCGTGAGTTTGTTTATTGATGCCGAACCAGCACAAATCGAAGCTTCTGTCAAGGTGCAAGCGAAGTTTATTGAACTGCATACCGGAAAATATGCTGAAGCTAAAGATGAAACAACTCGCCAGCATGAATTAGCTTTATTAGCACAGGGATGTGAACAAGCTATTAAAGCGGGTTTACGAGTCAATGCCGGTCATGGACTTACATATTGGAACGTTTACCCAGTAGCGGCGCTTCCAGGTATGGAAGAACTGAATATTGGCCATACTATCATCAGTCGGGCTGCCTTGGTAGGAATGGAAAGAGCAGTCCGAGAGATGAAACAAGCAATGATGGGTAATGGGTAA